A window from Drosophila willistoni isolate 14030-0811.24 chromosome XR unlocalized genomic scaffold, UCI_dwil_1.1 Seg143, whole genome shotgun sequence encodes these proteins:
- the LOC111518955 gene encoding uncharacterized protein LOC111518955: MSSYSSSDDEGPGGSGLGAGGEAGANGGLEYLFGPNYLEIPELRLVDRAFVGKVKPMKQAKQQVGKIRARPLKKLPAKKPPRNKRARTSSLDKINIEQLVARTWEQLTDEQRFKISKEDHMRLKRQAIENPVKLHNYSSTCLCFDCSPSTLTLLSGAITGAMEDRACGRAKALVNRLKAAPKALVNRRKAPPKKRAEREAKKAAARRRPGKPREAKPRGKKVKNGRVAKPKAKSSCFKPIPKPKRAADCPKKGEK; the protein is encoded by the exons ATGTCCTCGTACTCTTCTTCGGATGATGAAGGACCTGGTGGATCAGGATTAGGAGCAGGAGGCGAAGCCGGAGCAAATGGTGGTCTAGAATATTTATTCGGGCCCAATTATTTGGAAATTCCAGAATTGAGACTCGTGGACAGGGCCTTCGTAGGCAAAGTGAAACCAATGAAACAAGCAAAGCAACAGGTAGGAAAAATTCGGGCTCGTCCGTTGAAAAAACTCCCAGCAAAGAAGCCGCCTCGCAACAAAAGGGCAAGAACATCGAGTTTAGACAAAATTAACATTGAGCAGCTCGTAGCGCGTACTTGGGAGCAGTTGACGGATGAACAGcgtttcaaaatttcaaaggAAGAC caCATGAGATTAAAACGGCAAGCTATAGAGAATCCAGTCAAGTTGCACAATTATTCTAGCACATGTCTGTGCTTCGACTGTAGCCCATCGACATTAACGCTTTTGTCGGGAGCTATCACTGGAGCTATGGAGGATCGTGCTTGTGGAAGGGCAAAAGCACTAGTCAATAGACTTAAGGCAGCACCAAAAGCACTAGTCAATAGGCGTAAGGCACCACCCAAGAAGAGAGCCGAGAgggaagccaagaaggctgctgCCAGGAGGCGGCCAGGAAAACCAAGGGAGGCCAAACCACGTGGCAAGAAAGTCAAGAATGGTCGGGTTGCCAAGCCTAAGGCAAAGTCTTCTTGCTTCAAGCCAATCCCCAAACCCAAGAGGGCAGCTGATTGCCCCAAAAAGGGCGAAAAATAA
- the LOC124459658 gene encoding histone H5-like: MSSYSSSDDEGSGGSGLGAGGEAGANGGLEYLFGPNYLEIPELRLVDRAFVGKVKPMKQAKQQVGKIRARPLKKLPAKKPPRNKRARTSSLDKINIEQLVARTWEQLTDEERFKISKEDDMRLKRQAKENPVKLPNYSSTCLCFDCSPSTSTTLLSGAINGAMEDRACGRAKALDNRRKAPPKALVNRRKAPPKKRAEREAEKAAAKKAAARRRPRKPRAAKPRCGKKVKNGRVAKPKAKSSCFRPIPKPKRAADCPKKGKK, from the exons ATGTCCTCGTACTCTTCTTCGGATGATGAAGGATCTGGTGGATCAGGATTAGGAGCAGGAGGCGAAGCCGGAGCAAATGGTGGTCTAGAATATTTATTCGGGCCCAATTATTTGGAAATTCCAGAATTGAGACTCGTGGACAGGGCCTTCGTAGGCAAAGTGAAACCAATGAAACAAGCAAAGCAACAGGTAGGAAAAATTCGGGCTCGTCCGTTGAAAAAACTCCCAGCAAAGAAGCCGCCTCGCAACAAAAGGGCAAGAACATCGAGCTTAGACAAAATTAACATTGAGCAGCTCGTAGCGCGTACTTGGGAGCAGTTGACGGATGAAGAGcgtttcaaaatttcaaaggAAGAC GACATGAGATTAAAACGGCAAGCTAAAGAGAATCCAGTCAAGTTGCCCAATTATTCTAGCACATGTCTGTGCTTCGACTGTAGCCCATCGACATCAACAACGCTTTTGTCGGGAGCGATCAATGGAGCTATGGAGGATCGTGCTTGTGGAAGGGCAAAAGCACTAGACAATAGACGTAAGGCACCACCAAAAGCACTAGTCAATAGACGTAAGGCACCACCCAAGAAGAGAGCCGAAAGGGAAGCCGAGAAGGCTGCTGCCAAGAAGGCTGCTGCCAGGAGGCGGCCAAGAAAACCAAGGGCGGCCAAACCACGTTGTGGCAAGAAAGTCAAGAATGGTCGGGTTGCCAAGCCTAAAGCAAAGTCTTCTTGCTTCAGGCCAATCCCCAAACCCAAGAGGGCAGCTGATTGCCCAAAAAAAGGCAAGAAATAA
- the LOC6645274 gene encoding uncharacterized protein LOC6645274 isoform X2 has product MHTELLPTHIYAPLSQAMTDSDDESDEEIEIHNSSKHRSQQQQQQEQKHRQEEQLHQQQQQHQQQQQSQRNRSRIPPNTLALKSPHTTRSTSQQPQRFQLETETPKSHTTTYTTNMQNTFRSVMLSDLGGGGGGGAGNSGPGTEFSNFNSEFDMNGDNVAILGNNFGEEDSKVPMSTARRCCFIASVLICLFAIVGFVWLVPCGNPDGTGACPAIGDRVKTHNWLNNYTKIELKGGINVVSGLRAWENNLIFLYRGDAFFPSEFRPSNHRRNGIISLIGSSGAVAWYDQTVDEPVAVDCTLLDIDGNSKNDCLVMDEYGELGAINPVSGQWHWRYKERSSHKVDEYDFPIILPDLDGDGILDILLVSSLTLEQRTKALVQQQQQQPPSPQLETRNVLRLLSGRRGEPIGDGFRLHECQKVARLQLEAGNVSFSCLRSNNTEQQRSKTLAELYALITNKSIVGQQRLTQASKISQHRLHGQRREVEAQRNIYSLSGRELLVENRGKCPEDCNVTLVLSEMRNGKPFVLWNLTNSAMYGMVPAEWHFKNTKSKMSGFVMKFWEWHTVSNNNNKQSKASSSSSPAFSAATQNNNVQKNNSNTNKNLNSIKDKEKSHANKKQQQPQPRLKRNIDPKEEFDIFDHLIEKRETYGMPYKNQTKSSTSSSSSFSSGSSSLTTSPYKMQMITETVILALFMGADTRIENTSQSNIVQFCRHDRNEVICQPDLNNQEHSMLIADLDQDGSQELVTYMSTFVMAEEHEWKLITYVRLLRIQSELPIYYEDEKHN; this is encoded by the exons ATGCACACGGAATTGCTACCAACTCATATCTATGCGCCGCTGAGCCAGGCCATGACCGATTCTGATGATGAATCTGATGAAGAGATTGAAATTCATAACTCAAGCAAGCATCGtagtcaacagcaacagcaacaagaacaaaaacatCGTCAAGAGGAGCAACtgcatcagcaacagcaacaacaccaacaacaacaacaatcccAACGTAATCGTAGCCGCATACCGCCAAACACTTTGGCTTTAAAATCACCACACACCACACGATCTACGTCT CAACAACCACAGAGATTCCAATTGGAGACAGAGACTCCCAAGAGTCACACAACCACCTACACCACCAATATGCAGAACACATTCCGTTCGGTTATGCTTAGCGATTTGGGAGGCGGAGGCGGCGGCGGTGCCGGCAATTCTGGACCCGGCACTGAATTCTCCAATTTCAATAGTGAATTCGATATGAATGGCGATAATGTTGCCATTCTGGGCAACAATTTTGGTGAGGAGGACTCCAAAGTGCCCATGTCAACGGCCAGACGTTGTTGTTTCATTGCCTCCGTGCTCATATGCCTGTTTGCCATAGTGGGTTTCGTCTGGCTGGTGCCATGTGGCAATCCCGATGGCACCGGCGCCTGTCCGGCCATCGGTGATCGTGTCAAGACCCACAACTGGCTGAATAACTATACAAAAATCGAACTAAAAGGCGGCATCAATGTGGTCAGCGGTCTAAGGGCTTGGGAGAACAATTTAATATTCCTATATCGGGGAGATGCATTCTTTCCATCCGAGTTTCGTCCCAGTAATCACAGACGTAATGGCATCATCTCGCTAATTGGCAGCTCTGGTGCCGTTGCCTGGTACGATCAGACAGTGGACGAGCCAGTGGCTGTGGATTGTACATTGCTGGATATCGATGGCAATTCCAAGAATGATTGCCTTGTGATGGACGAATATGGCGAATTGGGCGCCATTAATCCGGTTTCTGGTCAATGGCATTGGCGTTATAAAGAGCGTTCATCCCACAAAGTAGATGAATATGATTTTCCCATCATTTTACCCGACTTGGATGGAGATGGCATTCTCGATATATTACTAGTATCCAGCCTAACGCTAGAACAGCGAACAAAAGCTCTggtacagcagcagcagcagcagcctccCTCCCCCCAATTGGAGACGAGAAATGTGTTGCGTCTGCTGTCCGGACGACGTGGTGAACCCATTGGCGATGGCTTCCGTCTGCATGAATGTCAAAAGGTGGCTCGTTTACAACTGGAGGCCGGAAATGTTAGCTTCAGTTGCCTGCGCTCCAACAATACCGAACAGCAACGCTCGAAGACATTGGCCGAGCTATATGCCCTAATCACCAACAAGTCGATTGTGGGTCAGCAACGGTTAACGCAAGCTTCCAAAATCTCTCAGCATCGCCTTCATGGACAGCGGCGAGAGGTGGAGGCTCAGCGTAATATTTACTCTTTAAGTGGACGGGAATTGCTGGTCGAGAATCGTGGCAAATGTCCGGAGGATTGTAATGTCACATTGGTGTTGAGTGAAATGCGAAATGGCAAACCATTTGTCCTATGGAATTTAACCAATAGCGCCATGTATGGAATGGTGCCAGCTGAATGGCATTTTAAGAATACCAAATCAAAGATGTCCGGTTTTGTAATGAAATTCTGGGAATGGCATACCGtatccaacaacaacaacaagcagtCAAAagcatcatcatcctcatcccCCGCCTTTTCAGCAGCCacacaaaataataatgtgcagaaaaataatagtaatacaaataaaaatttaaatagcaTCAAGGATAAAGAAAAATCCCATGCaaataaaaagcaacaacaaccccAGCCGCGTCTCAAGAGAAATATTGACCCCAAGGAGGAATTTGACATATTTGATCATCTGATCGAGAAACGCGAAACCTATGGCATGCCTTACAAGAATCaaacaaaatcatcaactaGTTCCAGTTCTAGTTttagcagcggcagcagctcCCTAACTACCAGTCCctacaaaatgcaaatgatCACCGAAACTGTAATTTTGGCTCTATTCATGGGCGCCGATACCCGCATCGAGAACACCTCACAAAGTAATATTGTACAATTTTGTCGTCACGATCGGAACGAGGTGATATGCCAACCGGATTTAAATAATCAAGAGCATTCAATGCTCATTGCCGATCTCGATCAGGATGGCTCCCAGGAGTTGGTCACATATATGTCCACCTTTGTAATGGCCGAAGAGCATGAATGGAAACTGATTACATATGTTCGTCTGCTGCGCATCCAATCGGAGTTACCTATCTACTATGAGGATGAAAAACACAATTAG
- the LOC6645274 gene encoding uncharacterized protein LOC6645274 isoform X1 encodes MHTELLPTHIYAPLSQAMTDSDDESDEEIEIHNSSKHRSQQQQQQEQKHRQEEQLHQQQQQHQQQQQSQRNRSRIPPNTLALKSPHTTRSTSVRKGKPPATHTHTNTHTYTQQQPQRFQLETETPKSHTTTYTTNMQNTFRSVMLSDLGGGGGGGAGNSGPGTEFSNFNSEFDMNGDNVAILGNNFGEEDSKVPMSTARRCCFIASVLICLFAIVGFVWLVPCGNPDGTGACPAIGDRVKTHNWLNNYTKIELKGGINVVSGLRAWENNLIFLYRGDAFFPSEFRPSNHRRNGIISLIGSSGAVAWYDQTVDEPVAVDCTLLDIDGNSKNDCLVMDEYGELGAINPVSGQWHWRYKERSSHKVDEYDFPIILPDLDGDGILDILLVSSLTLEQRTKALVQQQQQQPPSPQLETRNVLRLLSGRRGEPIGDGFRLHECQKVARLQLEAGNVSFSCLRSNNTEQQRSKTLAELYALITNKSIVGQQRLTQASKISQHRLHGQRREVEAQRNIYSLSGRELLVENRGKCPEDCNVTLVLSEMRNGKPFVLWNLTNSAMYGMVPAEWHFKNTKSKMSGFVMKFWEWHTVSNNNNKQSKASSSSSPAFSAATQNNNVQKNNSNTNKNLNSIKDKEKSHANKKQQQPQPRLKRNIDPKEEFDIFDHLIEKRETYGMPYKNQTKSSTSSSSSFSSGSSSLTTSPYKMQMITETVILALFMGADTRIENTSQSNIVQFCRHDRNEVICQPDLNNQEHSMLIADLDQDGSQELVTYMSTFVMAEEHEWKLITYVRLLRIQSELPIYYEDEKHN; translated from the coding sequence ATGCACACGGAATTGCTACCAACTCATATCTATGCGCCGCTGAGCCAGGCCATGACCGATTCTGATGATGAATCTGATGAAGAGATTGAAATTCATAACTCAAGCAAGCATCGtagtcaacagcaacagcaacaagaacaaaaacatCGTCAAGAGGAGCAACtgcatcagcaacagcaacaacaccaacaacaacaacaatcccAACGTAATCGTAGCCGCATACCGCCAAACACTTTGGCTTTAAAATCACCACACACCACACGATCTACGTCTGTACGTAAAGGCAAACCTcctgcaacacacacacacactaatacCCATACATACACGCAGCAACAACCACAGAGATTCCAATTGGAGACAGAGACTCCCAAGAGTCACACAACCACCTACACCACCAATATGCAGAACACATTCCGTTCGGTTATGCTTAGCGATTTGGGAGGCGGAGGCGGCGGCGGTGCCGGCAATTCTGGACCCGGCACTGAATTCTCCAATTTCAATAGTGAATTCGATATGAATGGCGATAATGTTGCCATTCTGGGCAACAATTTTGGTGAGGAGGACTCCAAAGTGCCCATGTCAACGGCCAGACGTTGTTGTTTCATTGCCTCCGTGCTCATATGCCTGTTTGCCATAGTGGGTTTCGTCTGGCTGGTGCCATGTGGCAATCCCGATGGCACCGGCGCCTGTCCGGCCATCGGTGATCGTGTCAAGACCCACAACTGGCTGAATAACTATACAAAAATCGAACTAAAAGGCGGCATCAATGTGGTCAGCGGTCTAAGGGCTTGGGAGAACAATTTAATATTCCTATATCGGGGAGATGCATTCTTTCCATCCGAGTTTCGTCCCAGTAATCACAGACGTAATGGCATCATCTCGCTAATTGGCAGCTCTGGTGCCGTTGCCTGGTACGATCAGACAGTGGACGAGCCAGTGGCTGTGGATTGTACATTGCTGGATATCGATGGCAATTCCAAGAATGATTGCCTTGTGATGGACGAATATGGCGAATTGGGCGCCATTAATCCGGTTTCTGGTCAATGGCATTGGCGTTATAAAGAGCGTTCATCCCACAAAGTAGATGAATATGATTTTCCCATCATTTTACCCGACTTGGATGGAGATGGCATTCTCGATATATTACTAGTATCCAGCCTAACGCTAGAACAGCGAACAAAAGCTCTggtacagcagcagcagcagcagcctccCTCCCCCCAATTGGAGACGAGAAATGTGTTGCGTCTGCTGTCCGGACGACGTGGTGAACCCATTGGCGATGGCTTCCGTCTGCATGAATGTCAAAAGGTGGCTCGTTTACAACTGGAGGCCGGAAATGTTAGCTTCAGTTGCCTGCGCTCCAACAATACCGAACAGCAACGCTCGAAGACATTGGCCGAGCTATATGCCCTAATCACCAACAAGTCGATTGTGGGTCAGCAACGGTTAACGCAAGCTTCCAAAATCTCTCAGCATCGCCTTCATGGACAGCGGCGAGAGGTGGAGGCTCAGCGTAATATTTACTCTTTAAGTGGACGGGAATTGCTGGTCGAGAATCGTGGCAAATGTCCGGAGGATTGTAATGTCACATTGGTGTTGAGTGAAATGCGAAATGGCAAACCATTTGTCCTATGGAATTTAACCAATAGCGCCATGTATGGAATGGTGCCAGCTGAATGGCATTTTAAGAATACCAAATCAAAGATGTCCGGTTTTGTAATGAAATTCTGGGAATGGCATACCGtatccaacaacaacaacaagcagtCAAAagcatcatcatcctcatcccCCGCCTTTTCAGCAGCCacacaaaataataatgtgcagaaaaataatagtaatacaaataaaaatttaaatagcaTCAAGGATAAAGAAAAATCCCATGCaaataaaaagcaacaacaaccccAGCCGCGTCTCAAGAGAAATATTGACCCCAAGGAGGAATTTGACATATTTGATCATCTGATCGAGAAACGCGAAACCTATGGCATGCCTTACAAGAATCaaacaaaatcatcaactaGTTCCAGTTCTAGTTttagcagcggcagcagctcCCTAACTACCAGTCCctacaaaatgcaaatgatCACCGAAACTGTAATTTTGGCTCTATTCATGGGCGCCGATACCCGCATCGAGAACACCTCACAAAGTAATATTGTACAATTTTGTCGTCACGATCGGAACGAGGTGATATGCCAACCGGATTTAAATAATCAAGAGCATTCAATGCTCATTGCCGATCTCGATCAGGATGGCTCCCAGGAGTTGGTCACATATATGTCCACCTTTGTAATGGCCGAAGAGCATGAATGGAAACTGATTACATATGTTCGTCTGCTGCGCATCCAATCGGAGTTACCTATCTACTATGAGGATGAAAAACACAATTAG
- the LOC6645275 gene encoding mucin-5AC produces the protein MAQVADSKPETESKTKPLADEKAADFKPENVLVDADADASIEVKSNDAKLNENLDITMDELSSLEQEIAKMHNAQLSEPELEQTLSEELATDSISVSGSLDVKPTANDEQNQTHSGTPLSHQLDKRTTAQSSPGEGRSESTLEDADLIALLKGTDTSLEQAPKEKSNIELPLTEMDVGVTIEGEGQYEIIEIDDDDNANISKAITTTISAPNTTTTTITSSSKLSSKAKASSKISASGSSYGGKVKLSPEQARAVALEQMADLSSHKAARRKEALSQALVLAESMDIISSLKYDWNEYDSGSSDTTTSQHQVGTIKKSSNAAALTKKSQNNDNNETKAAATSPTASTPAVIGNVKVVVKAVSQNQLTTTAAAAGATTTTTTNTVKEKAKIKGTSSAPPTITVTAEAPAPPGFKRVIKRKIIWDPDAPETQKSFAQYASSSGSNTTKRSATPLSQLAVVGTGAKANANSKVSINSRKEAQATASIGKKPRASTPKEQGQQNKSPTKRSATPNATDSGIMPTTKRRSQTPGTTGTAGSGGPTNGAVKKKKVSEIDRLMGDEGAANMIQAVEHEQREMSGGELSNKPLMRKRAMTITGRAAAAAAAAEVQVAPPKKDSTHSNNATKTTTIKGTAGGSSEFSSVVTPVKSRASDSSWDYVYKQRASEESMIVRRRSNSSYSSNASVSRLSLDNKAGVVLSDDAADTNDPSFKFLKPENKANNSQRTSGVGVDTAHTLANDLKRSTASASGRGKMDLVVFNKLDKVAQLIINTHYSKIGKTYNAQLLHKLSETLSKLAKSNEYNTVLLTVQGQQFCQGIDCQELVAGALEKRRSCASQLASVLKTYLRTLATFPKPLVAGVMGNLKNLGVMQLPLFDYVVSAEDCTFETNYNKLGQLPEGYALWHKHEKVSTQAHGRLFLLGERLGTSDLLTPNSFIDKSCKSRNVNDEALAIAKLISTSSAETYRTLKKLNHINTNTANLTRLEEEFEIITEQWSTANCQANFKRYLSDVNI, from the exons ATGGCGCAGGTGGCGGATTCCAAACCGGAAACCGAATCCAAAACCAAACCACTAGCCGATGAAAAGGCGGCCGATTTTAAGCCGGAGAATGTCCTGGtcgatgccgatgccgatgcctCAATAGAAGTAAAATCAAATGACGCTAAGCTTAATGAGAATCTTGACATTACAATGGATGAGTTGAGTTCACTGGAGCAGGAAATTGCTAAAATGCATAATGCACAATTGAGCGAACCCGAATTAGAGCAGACGTTATCTGAGGAGCTAGCCACTGATTCGATATCGGTTAGTGGAAGTTTAGATGTCAAGCCAACTGCCAACGATGAACAGAATCAAACGCATAGCGGTACACCACTGTCGCATCAATTAGATAAACGGACAACAGCACAGAGTAGTCCGGGCGAGGGTCGCAGTGAGTCCACGCTGGAAGATGCCGATCTTATAGCCCTACTCAAGGGCACTGACACCAGCTTGGAGCAGGcgccaaaagaaaaatcaaatatcGAATTGCCATTGACCGAAATGGATGTTGGTGTAACAATTGAGGGTGAGGGACAATATGAAATAATCGAGATTGATGACGACGACAATGCCAATATTTCAAAGGCAATCACTACCACTATCAGTGCACCGAATACCACCACGACCACCATTACTAGCAGTAGCAAATTGTCATCAAAAGCTAAAGCATCCAGTAAAATCTCAGCCTCTGGCTCCAGTTATGGTGGCAAAGTGAAACTTTCGCCAGAGCAAGCACGTGCCGTTGCCCTGGAACAAATGGCTGACCTCTCATCCCATAAGGCGGCTAGACGTAAAGAGGCGCTATCCCAGGCACTTGTGCTTGCCGAGTCTATGGATATAATTAGCTCGCTCAAGTATGACTGGAATGAGTACGATAGTGGTAGCAGTGATACCACCACCAGTCAACACCAGGTGGGCACCATTAAAAAATCTTCAAATGCTGCAGCTCTAACTAAAAAGTCGCAGAATAATGACAATAATGAGACCAAGGCGGCGGCCACATCGCCGACGGCTTCAACGCCGGCGGTGATAGGCAATGTAAAGGTTGTTGTTAAAGCTGTAAGCCAAAATCAActgacaacaacagcagcagcagcaggcgccactacaacaacaacaacaaacacggTTAAAGAAAAGGCCAAGATCAAGGGGACCTCATCAGCACCGCCTACAATTACAGTGACTGCAGAGGCACCCGCACCCCCTG gaTTTAAAAGAGTGATCAAACGAAAGATTATCTGGGATCCAGATGCACCCGAGACGCAAAAATCATTTGCTCAATAtgccagcagcagcggcagcaacacTACCAAACGTTCGGCCACCCCATTATCGCAGCTAGCGGTAGTTGGAACCGGTGCCAAAGCTAACGCGAACAGTAAAGTATCGATAAATTCGCGTAAGGAGGCGCAGGCAACTGCATCAATCGGCAAGAAACCACGTGCCTCAACACCCAAGGAACAGGGACAACAGAACAAGTCACCAACGAAGAGATCAGCCACACCTAATGCAACGGATTCTGGTATCATGCCGACTACAAAACGGCGTTCTCAGACTCCTGGTACTACGGGTACGGCAGGATCGGGTGGACCGACAAATGGAGCtgtgaaaaaaaagaaagtcaGCGAAATTGATCGTCTGATGGGTGATGAGGGAGCTGCCAATATGATTCAGGCCGTCGAGCATGAGCAAAGGGAAATGAGTGGCGGAGAATTGTCAAACAAGCCATTGATGCGTAAGCGAGCCATGACCATAACAGGAAGG gcagcagcagcagcagcagcagccgaaGTCCAGGTAGCTCCACCTAAAAAAGATTCCACACACAGCAACAAtgcaacaaaaaccacaactATAAAAGGAACCGCCGGTGGATCTTCAGAATTCAGTAGTGTTGTCACACCTGTAAAATCACGTGCTTCCGACTCTTCGTGGGATTATGTGTACAAACAGCGAGCCAGCGAAGAGTCCATGATTGTGCGAAGGCGATCAAATAGTTCCTATTCAAGCAATGCATCTGTTAGTCGCCTCTCACTGGACAATAAAGCCGGCGTTGTGCTCTCAGATGATGCAGCCGATACCAATGATCCTTCGTTCAAGTTTTTAAAGCCAGAAAATAAGGCCAACAATAGCCAGAGAACAAGTGGCGTCGGAGTGGATACGGCTCATACACTGGCCAACGATTTGAAACGTAGCACCGCGTCGGCATCTGGCAGGGGCAAAATGGATTTGGTTGTCTTCAATAAACTTGATAAGGTCGCCCAATTGATCATAAATACCCATTACtcaaaaattggaaaaaccTATAATGCCCAATTGTTGCATAAGCTAAGCGAAACTCTAAGCAAATTGGCCAAAAGCAATGAATACAATACGGTGCTCCTAACCGTGCAGGGTCAACAATTCTGTCAAGGCATTGATTGCCAGGAATTGGTGGCTGGAGCTCTCGAGAAGCGTAGAAGTTGTGCCAGTCAATTGGCAAGCGTTCTCAA AACATATCTACGTACGCTGGCAACATTCCCAAAACCTTTGGTGGCCGGTGTTATGGGCAATCTAAAGAATTTGGGCGTAATGCAATTGCCATTATTCGATTATGTTGTATCTGCCGAGGATTGCACATTTGAGACAAATTACAATAAACTGGGCCAATTGCCAGAGGGCTATGCTCTGTGGCACAAGCATGAAAAGGTGTCGACTCAAGCG CATGGACGTCTATTCTTGCTGGGTGAGCGATTGGGCACATCGGATCTATTAACGCCAAATAGTTTTATTGACAAATCCTGTAAATCCCGAAATGTCAATGATGAGGCTTTGGCCATTGCCAAACTTATATCAACATCTTCGGCAGAG ACATATCGGACACTGAAAAAGTTAAATCATATTAACACTAATACGGCTAATTTGACGCGTCTTGAGGAGGAATTCGAAATCATAACCGAACAATGGTCGACAGCGAATTGTCAGGCAAATTTTAAACGTTATCTGAGCGATGTTAATATTTAG